The genomic window GGCGAGAGCGTAACATCAACGCCGAAGTCCTTGAAATAACCCAGCTCTTTGGCGACGAAGAAGGGCGCATAGTCCGCGAAGGGGGAATAGAGAAACTCAACTTTCGGCGTCTTCTGCGCCTCGGCGCCGGGGACCGCGCCGAGAAATAGGCCGGCCGCCAATGCTGATATGACGAAACCGCGACGATTGACTGAACGCATGTCCACGCTCCTGAGCACGCTTTACCGCGCCTGCCTGCCGGATCCCGGCCGCTGATTACCCGACCCCGGCCCTCCCCATCTCGGGGGGCCTCGCGATCCAGGCGAATTGACCTAGGTCAACTTGGGCATCAGCTTGCATCTAATGCATCAGATTTGCAAACTGATATCTTCAAGAATCCGCATTATTTTGTATTTTTTTATAAACTACAGAAAATTACGTGAAATTGACCCGTCATGGGTCGCGGCCAGGAGCGATCTCGCCCCGATTTTCGCCAGAAAATGTGTCGTATCGGGCGAGACAGCCGTCAAATAGCAGGATCCAAGCAGCCTGGCTGGTGGGTGGCAGCAGATGCCATGACGATGCATTGGATTTGCAGTCGCAATGGCGCGCATCCGCCGCAGACTGATCAAGCTGTAAGACCGGGCGCTTTGAGCTCCCGCGCCTGTTATCGTATGATGAGTGAAATTAAACCGATCAGCCAAGTTGTTGCAATGAAAGCTTCCACAATTCGGCCCGCGCGCAAGGAACGCCTCGGGGAGATCATATACGGTCAGATTCTCGAGCAGATTTTGGCCGACAACTATGGCGAAGGCGACAAACTGCCATCCGAGGCCGAGCTGTCATTGGCTTTCGAGGTGTCGCGACCGGTCATCCGGGAGGCCTTGATGCGCCTGCAGGCGGACGGGCTCGTGCAAGCGCGCCGGGGCATTGGCACATTTGTCTCCCATCGCCCCTCCAGTCGCCTGCCGGAACTGGTGAGCGCCAACGAACTCTCAGGCTATCTCAGAACTTTTGAGCCGCGCATCGTGTTGGAGGCGGAGGCCGCGCGGCTTGCCGCCAACCGGCGGACGAACACCCAGCTCAGGCTCATGCGCGACACGATCGAGGCGCTACGCGCCGCAATCCAGGCCGGCAATCTCGGAACGGAGGAGGATATCGCCTTCCACGAGGCCATCGCGGAAGCCACCGGCAACGACTACTTCCCGTCGCTGTTGAACGATCTGCGCCGTCCGGTCGTCAGTACCATGGCAATCGGCCTCGAGCTTGCGCGCGAGCGCTCACCGGCCCGGCGCCTCCGGGTCGTCGAGGAACATGGCAAGATCTATGACGCCGTCGTCACACAGGACGGCGAATGCGCAGCCGCTTATATGCGCCACCATCTCTATCAGGCCCGCGCCGCCGTGACGGATGTTCACCATCTGGAACGCGACCAGTTCGATACGCCCGACAGCATACTGGATGACGCAGCTGAAAGCTCAGTGCATCACCCAGGAGAGAAACTCACGCGCGCGGGGCGTCCGTGAATTCGTGAAGAATTCTTCAGGCAGCGCGGTCTCCACGATCGCGCCGGCATCCATGAAGACGATGCGGTCGGCAATCTTCCGCGCAAAACCCATTTCATGGGTCACGCAGATCATCGTGGTCCCTTCGTTGGCTATCTCGGTCATGGTATCGAGCACCTCGCCCACCATTTCCGGATCGAGTGCGGACGTCGGCTCGTCGAACAGCATCACTTCCGGGCTCATCGCGAGCGCGCGTGCAATCGCCACACGCTGCTGTTGGCCACCCGAGAGTTGCGAGGGATACTTGTTGATCTGATCCTCGACATGCACGCGTCGCAGGTATTTCTCGGCCACGGCCCGTGCCTCGTCACGTTTCAGCCCCCTCACCCGCATCGGCGCGACCATGCAGTTCTCGACGGCCGTCATATGCGGGAAGAGATTGAAGTTCTGGAACACCATGCCGGTGCGGCGACGCACGAGGTCAATCGACTTGCGTTTATCCGTCAGCGCGATGCCGCACACCGAAAGCTCGCCGCCCTGGTGGGGCTCCAGGCCGTTGAGGCAGCGGATCAGGGTAGACTTCCCTGATCCGGATGGTCCGCACAGCACGACCCGCTCACCGCTCTTCACCTGCAAGTCGATATTCCGCAGGACGTGAAAATCGGAGAAGTATTTGTTAAGGCCGACGGCCTCGATCATCGTCTGGGTCATGAAGTGCTCTGGTATTACGACGTCAGTTGATCTTGGGGTCCAGCGCACCGGACGCGTAACGACGCGCCATGTCGTCCATCGGGATGACCTTGATCTTGGACCCCTGCCCCGCGGTGTTGAACTCCTCAAGCCGCTGGCGGCACAGCTTGGCGATGGCATCCATGCCAGGCTTCATCATGTTGCGGATGTCGAACTCGCCCGGGTCCTCCTGCATGACGCGGCGGATCTGGCCGATGAGCGCCATGCGATTGTCGGTATCGATGTTGACCTTGCGCACGCCGTGGCGGATGCCGCGCTGAATCTCTTCGATCGGCACGCCCCAGGTCTGCGGGATGTTCGCGCCGTACTTGTTCATGATGTCCTGCAGTTCCTGCGGAACCGACGAGGAACCGTGCATGACGAGATGCGTATCGGGCAGGCGGCGGTGAATGTCCTCCAGGCGGTCCATGGCGAGCACTTCGCCGTCGGGCTTGCGCGAGAACTTGTAGGCGCCGTGCGAGGTACCCATCGCGATGGCGAGCGCATCGACCTTGGTTGCCCTGACGAATTCGACCGCCTGGTCTGGATCTGTCAGCAGCCGCTCATCGCGGCCGTGTTCGAGCTTGCCGAGCACACCGATCTCGCCTTCGACCGAGGCGCCCATGAAATGGGCGAAGCGCGAGACAGACGCGGTGACACGCACATTGTAGTCAAAATCGGACGGCGTCTTCCCGTCTTCCTGCAGCGAGCCGTCCATCATGACGGACGTGAACTTGCGCTGCAGAGCCGTCGCGCAGGTCGCTTCGCTGTTGCCGTGATCCTGGTGAATGCAGAGCGGCACATGCGGATACATCTTGATGAGCGCCTCGAAGAGATGCTCGATCATGATATCGCCCGCATAGGCGCGGGCCTTGGTGCCGACCTGCAGGATGACGGGCGCGTCGACCGCATCGGCCGCCGACATCACCGCCAGCATCTGCTCCATATTGGTCACGCTGAAAGCAGGGACGCCGTATTGATGTTCGGCGGCGTGATCAAGCAATTGACGGAGCGTGATGCGGGACATGTGAGCAAACCTTTCGGATGGAGCGGCGGAGCCATCTCCGCCGCGTAGTTCAATCAGAAGCGCGGCAGGTTCTCGTTGACGATGCCGAGCCATTCCTTCTGGGCCGCCTGGATCTCACCGGAATTCCAGAGCAGCATGATGTCGGTGTTCAGCCACTGCAGCAGATCGAACTCGCCACGGCGGACGCCAACACCCATCGGCGACTGGCGGACGGCGAGCTTGCGCTCGAACTCCTGGGTCTGCTTGTTGATCGCATTGGCGGCCGCGACACCGGAGACGATGGCGTCGACCTGGCCGGAGAAGAGCGCCTGATTGGTCGCCGCGTCGTCGTCGAAGCGCTGGATATTGGTGCCCTTGACGGCCTTTTCGGTGATGATGGTGTCGTTCGTGGTCGAACGTGTGACACCGACCCGCTTGCCGACAAGATCCTCGAGCTTGGTGATATTGGACTTCGCCGGGGCGATGACCATCTGCTCGTCGACATAAATGGCATTGGAATACATCACCGCCTTCGCGCGCTCGGCCGTGATGCCGAATGACGATACGAGGATGTCCACCTTGCCGCTCGTGAGATTGGGAATGCGCGCCTGCGACACCTGATCCACGATCTCGAGTTCAACACCGAGGTCGCGTGCGAGGAGCTTGGCAATCGCCACGTCGAAGCCCGCCGGCTTCATGTTGGCATCGGTCATGCCATAAGGCGGCGTCGACAGCGAAATGCCGACGATCAGCTTGCCGCGTTTGATGATGTCGTCAAAGGCCTTGCCGGTGGCATCGGCCGCTTGCGCCGCGCCTGCCGCGAGCCCAGTCACCATCATCGCGGCAGCACAAACGACAGCC from Hyphomicrobiales bacterium includes these protein-coding regions:
- a CDS encoding GntR family transcriptional regulator; the protein is MMSEIKPISQVVAMKASTIRPARKERLGEIIYGQILEQILADNYGEGDKLPSEAELSLAFEVSRPVIREALMRLQADGLVQARRGIGTFVSHRPSSRLPELVSANELSGYLRTFEPRIVLEAEAARLAANRRTNTQLRLMRDTIEALRAAIQAGNLGTEEDIAFHEAIAEATGNDYFPSLLNDLRRPVVSTMAIGLELARERSPARRLRVVEEHGKIYDAVVTQDGECAAAYMRHHLYQARAAVTDVHHLERDQFDTPDSILDDAAESSVHHPGEKLTRAGRP
- the yhdZ gene encoding putative ABC transporter ATP-binding subunit YhdZ (Evidence 3 : Putative function from multiple computational evidences), which translates into the protein MTQTMIEAVGLNKYFSDFHVLRNIDLQVKSGERVVLCGPSGSGKSTLIRCLNGLEPHQGGELSVCGIALTDKRKSIDLVRRRTGMVFQNFNLFPHMTAVENCMVAPMRVRGLKRDEARAVAEKYLRRVHVEDQINKYPSQLSGGQQQRVAIARALAMSPEVMLFDEPTSALDPEMVGEVLDTMTEIANEGTTMICVTHEMGFARKIADRIVFMDAGAIVETALPEEFFTNSRTPRAREFLSWVMH
- the cfxB gene encoding Fructose-bisphosphate aldolase 2; this encodes MSRITLRQLLDHAAEHQYGVPAFSVTNMEQMLAVMSAADAVDAPVILQVGTKARAYAGDIMIEHLFEALIKMYPHVPLCIHQDHGNSEATCATALQRKFTSVMMDGSLQEDGKTPSDFDYNVRVTASVSRFAHFMGASVEGEIGVLGKLEHGRDERLLTDPDQAVEFVRATKVDALAIAMGTSHGAYKFSRKPDGEVLAMDRLEDIHRRLPDTHLVMHGSSSVPQELQDIMNKYGANIPQTWGVPIEEIQRGIRHGVRKVNIDTDNRMALIGQIRRVMQEDPGEFDIRNMMKPGMDAIAKLCRQRLEEFNTAGQGSKIKVIPMDDMARRYASGALDPKIN
- a CDS encoding Amino acid ABC transporter substrate-binding protein (PAAT family), producing MGMSAIGGYLKKAAVVCAAAMMVTGLAAGAAQAADATGKAFDDIIKRGKLIVGISLSTPPYGMTDANMKPAGFDVAIAKLLARDLGVELEIVDQVSQARIPNLTSGKVDILVSSFGITAERAKAVMYSNAIYVDEQMVIAPAKSNITKLEDLVGKRVGVTRSTTNDTIITEKAVKGTNIQRFDDDAATNQALFSGQVDAIVSGVAAANAINKQTQEFERKLAVRQSPMGVGVRRGEFDLLQWLNTDIMLLWNSGEIQAAQKEWLGIVNENLPRF